TGTCAATCTCTGTATCTCTATTAATTTCGTCGGGCTTGAGGATATTACTTTTAGGATGATTTTCTTTGCGGTTTTCTGTTTCGAGTTTTCCAAATCTATAAACAAGTTTAGTCACTTTTTCGTGGAGTTTGAAAACTGCCTTCCTTAATTGTTCTTGATCCgtcttttcaagtttttctttcTCCGAAAAATCATTTAGATTTCTTAGCGCATCAAGTATAGTCTCTATTATATTCTCCGTATTTTCCGAATCTCTACTGACTAATGGTAGGTTCATATCTATTTTTCCTATGGATGGTCCAGATATTGCTATGTGTCCATCTCCTGTTCTCTTGACTTCAGGTGGAGTACGCATTACGGTCTTCTTTGGTGTGAAAACTTCGTTATATTCATCCTGTTGTTGTTCCTTTAAGTTTTGAACCTGCCCTCGTACATTATGTTCATTGATAACTTCTTCATTCATAATATCGCTCACGTTATCAGAGGTGGTTCCAGCTGTTTTCACTTCCTTCGAGATAATGGTGCTGTTTACCTCCGGGAGAACTGAATCGGTTCTAGATTTCCCTGACAAATTCCTAGTTATTGGACCACTATTTGCCTTTATTTGTTTCTTCCTTGCGTTAATCTTTTCGTTCTCGTTTTTCTCCGacataatataaaattattccGAATTTTCTTAAACAAAATACACTGTTATAAACTCGAATCTTCGGGATCGAACGAGTACGGTGTGCATTCGGTTCGCGAGTTAGAATTGAAGATAGATAGATATTGAACCACAATATGAAACCATACTTCAGTTAGTTCTTCTTCGTCTACGTGCGGTACTCCACTGTGCTGAACTGACCcagtgacccattgttcgtccccttgtagttggagagactcaaacCATAAGACaagctgacaaaaatgccacaagtcgttAGAGAGTTCCTGTCACCATAGGAATCGTGGGTATTGTGTTTCCTAGTTGTGTCATCCTTAACTCTTTAAGGTTACTGcagatgaaaataatatgttcaacagtttcatccgtgctcctgcaccagcagCACAGGAAACAGTCAGTCAGTtccattttattgaaatttttattaaacAGGTGGCTAGAGAGATACAGAGgacggtctctcaatgagaagcctggACTGCCTAAGACCACAACCCTTACTCCATTCAGAAGAACATTTTCTGTCTAGCTATCTATTGAAGAATTTCTTGTCAGATGCATTACAGTTGGTCAGCTTTCTAGGGATTTCAGagttccctgactgtcacaacaaatatagatATGTTTACCGGAATACTCTCTGTGGATATTCTTCAGTGTGCAGACCAAAACAGCATACAATACAGAATACAGTCTGTCCTATGAAACAATCCTGCCCTAGGGGGATGGACAGGTTAAAACGCGGTCCCACTACTGCCACTCCAGTCCCCATGGGCAAGTGGGACAAAAGAAGCCTCTTTGGTCTAGACCATATGTCTCTATCGGTTTTCAGCGAAGTAGAAGCAGGTGACCGCGTGGTCCCCTCTCTGAAGAAGGGATGAGTTGGCATCCTCAATCATCTTTGAGAGCCCATGCGTGCCCCCTAAACAGTTCACTATCACGCCATTATCCTTGTTCCCAGAATCTAAGAGCTGTCTCCATAGCCATCTCTTCAGCTACAAGGCAAAGGGGAGGTAAACCCAGCAGACATTCTATGGCTGCCGTAGGGGAGGATCTCAGAGCGCCTGTAATGCTTAGAGAAGCTTTCCTCTAGCATCTAGTCATAATGATGTAGTTAGGGTTCTTTCATCACACCAGAGATGCATAGGTAAGGATAGGCCTCACTACTACAGTGTACAACCAGTGCATAAGGCTAGCCGCACATTAAGGGCAGTCCAGCACAGCACTAGCCTAGTAGAGGATTTTGAAACTAATGCAATTGAATAGAACGCCGCATATTGGTCGTAGCAGAGCAGAGGCCTACGTGACGTACTAACAGGTTACTCTGTGTACCCTTCGTCAGTTGTGGAGTGTGCACACTTTCCTCTACAGAGTGATCacgttttttcaaatgtaacggttaaattttatgaaaatggaATTGTTTATTGAAATGATTCGTGAAAATAAGATGCTTTACGATACGACTAACAAGGACTACATGCGTACAAAGTACAAAGATGTTATCTGGGAGGAGATTAGCGCAAATTTGGACAAActatataaaaacaaaatatttctattttctgaATCTGATTTCGAATCTGAAAGTAGGTTCAGCTGAGCGGATGGATCCACATTTTTGTAGGAAACTAACAGAAACTATCTACAGGCAATATGCGCGCATCACCCATGTGGATCACATAATTAGTTTTCCTCTATAGTTCAATGGTACCTTCCCTATGCTGTGCTAGGCTACGCTACTCTAAATATGCAGGTATCGTTTAGGCAGAGCACAGGAATAGTTTTCCTATGTAGTTACTCCGCTGTGCTGTGCTAAGCTACACTGCCTTACATGTGCGGCTATCCTAATGCGTGGTTTGAAGCTATATCCTTTACCCTTCAGGTAGTTGCGAAGGATCTagttataataatatttttcatcaggaATTCTCCTCTTTTTTGATTGAAAGCCTTTACTTATAGAAATATTTTGAAGGATTGTCGAATATTCATCTTCCACCATTTATTCTTCAGAAAAGACGATGAACACCGActtattatttattaataatGGCATTTATTCAGTTTGTGGCATGAAGATTACAGATAAGGTTGTTAACATTTTTAATGGGTAGCCACATTTTTTTGGACAAGGAATCGCCCCATTATAATTTTCGGAATTATTCatctacaccctgtataaagatcAGATAAGAAAGCTGATTAGGATAtccattttgaaaattatgtaggAATAATGCTCTATAGGTCCTCTTTACAGGTTGCAGTGCCCTCAATAAGCATTCGTAATTTCATAAGGACAGAACCgcttatttttcaataagtgGTGATTCTACCATCTTTAGCAATATTGCTCGATATTTCCGATTTACCTAGTATATCATCCCTGAACTGTCTGAATTGGAATATCGGTtactgaatgaaaaattatagtaTCATATTAACATTAGATATGAATTATTCAATTAAA
This genomic stretch from Coccinella septempunctata chromosome 7, icCocSept1.1, whole genome shotgun sequence harbors:
- the LOC123316816 gene encoding uncharacterized protein LOC123316816 gives rise to the protein MSEKNENEKINARKKQIKANSGPITRNLSGKSRTDSVLPEVNSTIISKEVKTAGTTSDNVSDIMNEEVINEHNVRGQVQNLKEQQQDEYNEVFTPKKTVMRTPPEVKRTGDGHIAISGPSIGKIDMNLPLVSRDSENTENIIETILDALRNLNDFSEKEKLEKTDQEQLRKAVFKLHEKVTKLVYRFGKLETENRKENHPKSNILKPDEINRDTEIDREVYQENHSQIKTYSSILTTRKNTETTKTQKWKTPEKENKYEILINSNNREETCDIVKNVKLKFKELGKNETLKNIRHLQKGGVIFECYNDEQQKRIQEILKKQGSLQTKNIQNKDPMIMITGIKKGYQEDIFRKELIEDNPQMTEIFGPQVENSLKFIAKKM